The following are from one region of the Cupriavidus sp. D39 genome:
- a CDS encoding VirB3 family type IV secretion system protein — protein MRSHHVSRSLSLPRMLGGAVRGLAIANGTLTALLVYVTFRAGWQLPVAALIFGIVVHGLLRWITSRDPWWNQVLNVFNHYGDIYESMPWHGRMHARFRRPYGFDSDLPC, from the coding sequence ATGCGCAGCCACCATGTTAGCCGCTCGCTATCGCTTCCGCGCATGCTCGGTGGCGCGGTCCGAGGCCTTGCTATTGCCAATGGCACGCTCACTGCATTGCTGGTCTACGTCACATTTAGAGCCGGATGGCAGTTGCCCGTTGCTGCATTGATCTTCGGCATCGTGGTACATGGCCTGCTGCGCTGGATCACCTCGCGGGATCCGTGGTGGAACCAGGTCCTGAACGTCTTCAATCACTACGGCGACATTTACGAATCGATGCCTTGGCACGGTCGCATGCACGCCCGGTTCCGCCGCCCCTACGGCTTCGATAGCGACCTCCCATGCTGA
- a CDS encoding TrbI/VirB10 family protein, which translates to MSSDRQFLNETSATRTLRTSFSGVLPKCTLSRGFVIPATFVGGNNSDKPGEFRATVDQDVYDTVDGTCKVIPAGTTMVGAYSPDISIGQERLLAAFIRMQMPSGKVVPLLGMQGADTNGYAGISGDVDNHFFKIFSGAVIIGFLEQRFNNTATATTATPGGLTTYGNTAGQVAAQTAQTILNRNQNIRPTITTKPGQKMLVQVKHDMVLEAYRD; encoded by the coding sequence GTGTCTAGCGATCGTCAGTTCCTGAACGAGACGTCGGCGACCCGAACCCTGCGCACCAGCTTCTCAGGCGTGCTGCCGAAGTGCACGCTGAGCCGTGGGTTCGTGATCCCGGCTACCTTCGTTGGCGGGAATAACTCGGACAAGCCAGGTGAGTTCCGCGCGACAGTGGATCAGGACGTGTACGACACGGTGGACGGGACTTGCAAGGTGATCCCGGCTGGCACGACAATGGTCGGTGCGTATAGCCCCGACATTTCCATCGGGCAGGAACGCTTGCTTGCGGCATTCATCCGGATGCAGATGCCCAGCGGAAAAGTGGTGCCGCTCCTGGGCATGCAGGGGGCCGATACCAACGGCTACGCGGGCATCAGCGGCGACGTCGACAACCACTTCTTCAAGATCTTCTCGGGTGCCGTGATCATCGGCTTCCTGGAGCAGCGATTCAACAACACGGCGACAGCGACCACGGCAACGCCGGGCGGGCTGACCACCTACGGCAACACCGCGGGCCAGGTCGCGGCGCAGACGGCACAGACCATTCTCAACCGCAATCAGAACATCCGGCCGACCATCACCACCAAGCCGGGCCAGAAGATGCTGGTGCAGGTCAAGCACGACATGGTTTTGGAGGCCTACCGTGATTGA
- a CDS encoding lytic transglycosylase domain-containing protein has translation MTRLLKRVSPLVALVLSLCGPSFGWADCLDDAAAFHHVSPVLLRGIAQHESGMRADAINRNTNGSEDIGLMQINTVHLPRLARFGITRQSLFEPCTNAYIGAWILRENLDRYGPTWDAVGAYNAASPDKRLKYINRIYSTLQRAAPANQATR, from the coding sequence ATGACGCGTCTGCTCAAGCGGGTGTCGCCGCTGGTGGCTCTGGTGCTCTCCCTCTGTGGACCGAGCTTCGGCTGGGCGGACTGCCTGGACGATGCCGCTGCGTTCCACCATGTGAGTCCGGTGTTACTGCGCGGCATCGCGCAGCACGAGTCTGGGATGCGGGCCGATGCCATCAATCGCAACACCAACGGCAGCGAGGATATCGGTCTGATGCAAATCAACACGGTGCATCTGCCAAGGCTCGCCCGATTCGGCATCACCCGCCAGTCGCTGTTCGAGCCTTGCACGAATGCCTATATCGGCGCGTGGATTCTGCGAGAGAACCTGGATCGATACGGGCCAACTTGGGATGCGGTGGGAGCCTACAACGCGGCCTCACCGGATAAGCGTCTCAAGTACATCAACCGTATCTACAGCACGCTCCAGCGCGCAGCACCGGCCAACCAAGCCACTAGATAA
- a CDS encoding ATPase, T2SS/T4P/T4SS family, with product MGLFSRRDRADANVAGVGGVTVLTGAAPGFAAQSPSREPSLGGAGAPVAATPHGAVEEIGTVDDLPVFVRTLYDELDMAPSLRHAICPVLVEPAAGPGSRGQFALVVSRDMATSDEAEEIMRQARLLYDQASPATHVAATQVMVALSRGSVDPRGGVEIDHALGRRRPASALWHNFEAAARFALREKASDIHWEVEDQGTHSQIRFAIDGYLVAPAEFRMETGVMLDTLSHIWQKGKGGSQGVFSRSLPQQTSIRTRIDGEALVFRWASMQSATGHVTVMRMHREEAQSLEVDFVKDLGYFEQQAHLLDRNTMHLGGGTVLVGVVGSGKTTTAHAIMQRQPGWMNKMAIEDPVELLAKGTHHFSVSRTLDGANRDEDPFIAAKRQIKRMNPHFVMVGELRDHESAGLFRDVAGAGLRALTTVHAPSALTAADRLSDGELRIPRSVLATPGFINLYVYQALMPKTCSCGLRHTAMKEAIGARKLQQIERLFRFDIEGIRLRNPQGCELCQRPNLPELNGARGRTVVAEMFEPDEQDLAYIRDAKNIELAAYQRSKRQVGFDVPDSTGKTVFEVAMYKVFAGVVDPREAERLCSLDAYEARLARQRARGEKH from the coding sequence ATGGGACTGTTCAGCAGGCGCGACCGCGCAGATGCCAACGTGGCCGGCGTAGGCGGTGTGACCGTCCTTACCGGCGCCGCGCCGGGCTTTGCCGCGCAGTCGCCTTCGAGGGAGCCGAGCTTAGGGGGCGCAGGTGCCCCCGTGGCCGCCACACCCCATGGGGCGGTGGAAGAAATTGGTACGGTGGACGACCTTCCCGTGTTTGTCAGGACGCTCTACGACGAACTCGACATGGCGCCCTCGCTGCGGCACGCCATTTGTCCAGTGCTGGTCGAGCCCGCCGCCGGGCCCGGCTCGCGTGGACAATTCGCGCTGGTGGTGTCCCGCGACATGGCCACGTCGGACGAGGCCGAGGAGATCATGCGGCAGGCGCGCCTGCTGTATGACCAGGCATCGCCCGCCACCCACGTCGCGGCCACGCAAGTCATGGTTGCCCTGTCCCGGGGCAGCGTTGATCCCCGAGGTGGCGTCGAGATCGATCACGCGCTCGGCCGCCGGCGCCCGGCAAGCGCCCTCTGGCACAACTTTGAGGCCGCGGCCCGCTTTGCGCTGCGCGAAAAGGCGTCCGACATCCATTGGGAGGTGGAGGACCAGGGCACGCATTCGCAGATCCGGTTCGCCATCGACGGCTATCTCGTTGCGCCCGCAGAGTTCCGGATGGAGACGGGGGTGATGCTCGATACCCTGTCCCATATCTGGCAGAAGGGCAAGGGCGGCTCGCAAGGGGTGTTCAGCCGGAGCCTGCCGCAACAGACCAGTATCCGCACCCGCATTGACGGTGAGGCTCTCGTGTTTCGCTGGGCCTCGATGCAGAGCGCAACGGGCCATGTGACCGTGATGCGGATGCACCGGGAAGAAGCGCAATCGCTGGAGGTGGATTTCGTCAAGGACCTGGGGTACTTCGAACAGCAGGCCCATCTGCTGGACCGAAACACGATGCACCTCGGTGGCGGCACTGTTCTCGTTGGCGTCGTTGGCTCGGGCAAGACCACCACGGCCCACGCGATCATGCAGCGACAGCCGGGGTGGATGAACAAGATGGCCATCGAGGATCCGGTGGAGCTGCTTGCCAAGGGCACGCACCACTTCTCCGTGTCGCGCACGCTCGACGGTGCGAACCGGGATGAAGATCCCTTTATCGCGGCCAAGCGCCAGATCAAGCGGATGAACCCGCATTTTGTGATGGTGGGGGAACTCCGTGACCACGAATCGGCGGGCCTGTTTCGGGACGTGGCGGGCGCGGGGCTGCGCGCGCTGACGACAGTCCACGCGCCGAGTGCGCTGACGGCGGCGGACCGGCTGTCGGACGGTGAACTGCGCATTCCACGCAGCGTCCTCGCCACGCCCGGTTTCATCAATCTGTACGTCTATCAGGCATTGATGCCGAAGACCTGCAGTTGTGGCCTCCGGCACACGGCGATGAAGGAGGCGATCGGCGCGAGAAAGCTGCAGCAGATTGAGCGCCTCTTCCGCTTCGATATCGAAGGCATCCGGCTGCGGAACCCGCAAGGGTGCGAGCTTTGCCAGCGTCCGAATCTGCCGGAGCTGAACGGCGCCCGCGGCAGGACCGTGGTGGCCGAGATGTTCGAGCCCGACGAGCAGGACCTGGCCTATATCCGCGACGCCAAGAACATCGAGTTGGCGGCTTACCAGCGCAGCAAGCGCCAGGTCGGCTTCGACGTGCCAGACAGCACCGGGAAAACCGTGTTCGAGGTCGCCATGTACAAGGTCTTTGCCGGCGTGGTGGACCCGCGTGAGGCGGAGCGTCTGTGCTCGCTCGACGCCTACGAAGCCAGACTTGCCCGCCAGCGTGCGCGCGGCGAAAAGCACTGA
- a CDS encoding type IV secretion system protein: MTSSDPAFSSGSTAWPPEDQRRSGHILRASIVITAGKFWDSFLKIATSAFKPVEPVLKSFVAAIILFLGLLLRARSPQSSSASSSMLGELQVAVGVVVGPIAVALAFSSFTRRYFTAWLDYMFSGSLYIVVAAIISRLVTAAHWTRPSVASVTAGTDTGGGRHLRAGHFRHASPDLARDSCYRRQAVRNGRRGVSGGGALRAAGRGAWKLGSKMVM; encoded by the coding sequence ATGACCAGTTCGGACCCGGCATTTTCGAGTGGTTCAACAGCCTGGCCACCAGAAGATCAACGGCGGAGCGGTCACATCCTGCGCGCAAGTATTGTGATTACGGCTGGCAAGTTCTGGGATTCATTCCTGAAGATCGCCACGAGTGCGTTCAAGCCTGTTGAACCTGTTCTGAAGTCATTCGTCGCCGCGATCATTCTGTTCCTTGGCCTTCTATTGCGTGCGCGTTCGCCGCAATCATCTTCAGCTTCTTCGTCGATGCTCGGCGAGTTGCAGGTCGCTGTAGGCGTCGTGGTCGGCCCGATCGCAGTCGCGCTCGCCTTCTCGTCCTTTACGCGGCGCTACTTCACGGCATGGCTCGACTACATGTTCAGCGGCTCGCTGTACATCGTGGTCGCGGCCATCATCTCCCGGCTCGTCACAGCGGCACATTGGACGCGACCCTCGGTGGCGTCAGTAACGGCCGGGACTGACACCGGCGGCGGCCGCCATCTACGCGCTGGCCATTTCCGTCATGCTAGTCCTGATCTCGCTCGAGATTCCTGCTATCGCCGGCAAGCTGTTCGGAACGGGCGCCGGGGCGTCTCGGGCGGCGGTGCGCTGCGCGCCGCCGGCCGCGGTGCCTGGAAGCTCGGCTCAAAGATGGTGATGTGA
- a CDS encoding TrbG/VirB9 family P-type conjugative transfer protein translates to MRNRLSSLAIAGSIALVLSSPLGFAADKVARKGPGGVPPIGVGDIGDAMNPFNPLNGGADPVALPADSRLVVFTYSQDQIFRVLSAPLKTTTIEFPSGETIASEPAWGENVRWSYDTDGINHIYLRPHAPGLVNTLSVNTNKRSYEFTLVSSPLGGMFYQKVRFNVPEPMMPKVKARGGDAAAIGGAEPDQAAQPAVGVSPDKLNFEYSVGGSADFRPDQVFDDGKAIWMRIPKGADWPVALVKDGSDFVVANFIRRGEFLVLQRLAENVVLRSGNAEVTVQRGRRRLLGLF, encoded by the coding sequence ATGCGTAACCGTCTCTCGTCGCTGGCCATCGCCGGCAGCATTGCTCTTGTTCTCTCGTCACCGTTGGGCTTCGCAGCCGACAAGGTGGCTCGCAAAGGCCCTGGTGGCGTGCCGCCGATCGGCGTTGGCGACATCGGCGATGCGATGAATCCGTTCAATCCATTGAACGGCGGTGCCGATCCGGTCGCCCTGCCGGCGGACTCGCGTCTCGTGGTCTTCACCTACAGCCAGGACCAGATCTTCCGCGTACTGTCGGCGCCGCTCAAGACGACGACAATCGAGTTTCCCTCGGGGGAGACGATCGCCTCTGAGCCGGCCTGGGGTGAGAACGTCCGGTGGAGCTACGACACCGATGGCATTAACCATATCTATCTGCGGCCGCACGCGCCGGGCCTGGTCAATACGCTCTCGGTGAACACGAACAAGCGTAGCTACGAGTTCACTCTGGTGTCGTCGCCACTGGGCGGCATGTTCTATCAGAAGGTCAGATTCAACGTGCCCGAGCCAATGATGCCGAAGGTGAAGGCGCGGGGCGGAGATGCGGCAGCGATCGGCGGCGCCGAGCCGGATCAGGCTGCGCAGCCTGCGGTGGGTGTATCGCCCGACAAACTGAATTTCGAGTACTCGGTGGGCGGCAGCGCCGACTTTCGTCCGGACCAGGTCTTCGACGACGGCAAGGCGATATGGATGCGCATACCTAAGGGCGCTGACTGGCCCGTCGCGCTAGTGAAGGACGGAAGCGACTTTGTTGTGGCGAACTTTATCCGCCGTGGTGAGTTCCTGGTGCTGCAGCGTCTCGCCGAGAACGTGGTACTGCGCTCCGGCAATGCTGAGGTCACCGTGCAACGCGGCCGCCGTCGGCTGCTCGGTCTGTTCTGA
- a CDS encoding protein PilN, protein MPQAMPVLGQAPALGAPLPTGLLGGTPSMAQVTPLVESALNVEFKNSEKMPLANMLDLIATRLGINWEYSASKGVIRFYRLTTKTWQLPMKSGTSSFTTEFKESARGASGSSGGSAGQTAKIDGAVKSESKDIDDLDGIKKSIVPAMSMVGSAEINPATGILTLRDTKEAVDAADEIVRRQIAIYSRMVYLKFQTVDFTITDNGEAGMDWNAVLTKALDRVPGFTFSALSPASLVSSSAGSFGLGITSGGWNGTQAIVTALKQYGTVTTSVAVPLAMRNRHAAQYNNRREFAYVSATTPAASTVGGTGGTPGITTSTGTVGFKLTVFPDATSRDDVNLTLAFDQSALDGPIQTFTSGSGVNQQSVQVPKTIAKGIPAQDLIVRNGQTVIVTAFDQTDTQMTHRTLADLLPTIAGGSLTATKSRTLTLVLATVMIEDQGEAPAQ, encoded by the coding sequence ATGCCGCAGGCGATGCCCGTGCTGGGCCAGGCACCTGCCCTTGGTGCTCCGCTTCCGACCGGCCTGTTGGGCGGCACTCCCAGCATGGCTCAAGTGACACCGCTGGTGGAAAGCGCGTTGAACGTTGAATTCAAGAACAGCGAGAAAATGCCGCTCGCCAACATGCTCGATCTGATTGCGACGCGCCTGGGCATCAATTGGGAATACAGCGCCTCCAAGGGCGTGATCCGCTTCTACCGCCTTACTACCAAGACCTGGCAGTTGCCGATGAAGTCGGGCACCAGTTCATTTACCACGGAGTTCAAGGAAAGCGCCCGCGGCGCGAGCGGTAGTTCTGGGGGTAGCGCCGGGCAGACAGCGAAGATTGACGGTGCGGTGAAGTCGGAGAGCAAGGACATTGATGACCTGGACGGTATCAAGAAGAGCATCGTGCCAGCCATGTCGATGGTGGGCAGCGCCGAGATCAACCCAGCCACCGGCATTCTGACGCTGCGTGATACGAAAGAAGCCGTCGACGCGGCCGACGAAATCGTGCGTCGCCAGATCGCTATCTATTCGCGGATGGTCTACCTGAAGTTCCAGACGGTCGATTTCACGATCACCGACAACGGCGAGGCTGGGATGGACTGGAATGCCGTGCTCACCAAGGCGCTGGACCGTGTGCCGGGCTTCACCTTCAGTGCGCTTTCGCCAGCGTCGCTGGTTTCGTCCAGTGCCGGCAGCTTTGGCCTTGGGATCACCTCGGGCGGATGGAATGGCACGCAGGCGATCGTGACTGCGCTGAAGCAGTACGGCACTGTTACGACGTCCGTTGCTGTTCCGCTGGCGATGCGTAACCGCCACGCAGCGCAGTACAACAACCGTCGCGAGTTTGCCTATGTGTCGGCCACCACGCCGGCGGCATCGACAGTTGGCGGGACCGGCGGTACACCGGGCATCACCACGTCCACGGGTACCGTCGGCTTCAAGCTCACGGTGTTTCCGGATGCGACTTCACGCGACGACGTCAACCTGACGTTGGCATTCGACCAGTCGGCCCTCGACGGCCCGATCCAGACGTTCACCTCGGGCAGCGGCGTGAATCAGCAGTCCGTGCAAGTGCCAAAGACGATTGCCAAGGGCATTCCGGCGCAGGACTTGATTGTGCGCAACGGGCAGACGGTGATCGTGACCGCGTTCGATCAGACGGATACGCAGATGACGCACCGCACACTCGCGGACTTGCTCCCGACGATCGCCGGCGGCTCGCTCACCGCGACGAAGTCCCGCACCCTGACGTTGGTCTTGGCCACCGTGATGATTGAAGATCAGGGCGAGGCCCCAGCGCAATGA
- a CDS encoding CpaF family protein codes for MSTHAFDHPALQLSQLEDSAVGMFFESLSPVRPYMESSEVAEVMINRHDSIWIERKGQLLKLDIRLDPAMVEGAVRSLASSVQKSAVRGTHQGIINAGHQGLRIAAVMRPTAIDGHALSIRRHRDTNLTLADYVKMGAFSAAVAKSREAEAPIFPPNAVDDEVMHALAGLVRQRKSILVAGGTSSGKTTLLNALVGEIPDTERVITIEDTQELKPSVPNVVRLLSNTDKQVTTQMLVALSLRFRPDRILVGEVRGGEAFDFIQALNTGHDGGMGSLHASTARSALSRLEGMAMLGIPPGSRWELNDMRKLIAECFHYVVHMRRTGELRHLSEVLEIQGFDDSNYVLKRVF; via the coding sequence ATGTCTACACATGCCTTCGACCACCCCGCGCTACAACTCAGCCAACTGGAAGACAGTGCCGTCGGCATGTTCTTCGAGTCGCTCTCCCCCGTTCGGCCCTACATGGAGTCATCCGAGGTGGCGGAGGTGATGATCAACCGCCACGACAGCATATGGATTGAGCGCAAGGGCCAGCTGCTCAAACTAGACATCAGGCTCGATCCTGCCATGGTCGAAGGCGCGGTTCGATCGCTTGCGTCGTCCGTGCAAAAGTCCGCAGTCAGAGGAACGCACCAAGGGATCATCAATGCCGGTCATCAAGGCTTGCGCATCGCAGCCGTGATGCGACCGACGGCGATCGACGGCCACGCACTGAGCATCCGTAGGCACCGCGACACAAATCTGACCCTGGCCGACTACGTCAAGATGGGCGCCTTCTCCGCTGCGGTCGCAAAGAGCCGCGAAGCCGAAGCCCCGATCTTCCCGCCAAACGCGGTGGACGACGAAGTCATGCATGCACTGGCAGGCTTGGTGCGACAGCGAAAGAGCATCCTCGTCGCCGGCGGCACGTCCTCAGGCAAGACCACGCTTCTCAACGCCCTGGTCGGGGAGATTCCTGACACCGAACGCGTCATCACCATTGAGGATACGCAAGAGCTCAAGCCGAGCGTTCCCAACGTGGTACGTCTTCTCAGCAATACCGACAAGCAGGTCACGACTCAAATGCTGGTCGCGCTTAGCCTGCGGTTCCGGCCAGACCGCATCCTTGTCGGCGAAGTTCGAGGCGGCGAGGCGTTCGACTTCATCCAGGCACTGAACACCGGCCACGATGGTGGCATGGGCTCCCTGCACGCGAGCACGGCCCGCTCGGCGCTCTCCCGTCTGGAGGGCATGGCAATGCTAGGCATTCCGCCAGGGTCCCGCTGGGAACTGAACGATATGCGCAAGCTCATCGCCGAGTGCTTCCACTACGTGGTCCACATGCGCCGTACCGGCGAGCTGCGTCACCTATCCGAAGTTCTGGAGATCCAGGGCTTCGACGACAGCAACTACGTTCTCAAACGGGTCTTTTAA
- a CDS encoding type IV secretion system protein, whose product MSKNLRSVKEQMIGAARGQFDDWVVDDEPAKAVSASPGLTREPKVTNVSVLPDSTVVVDFVATTVEEGRKPKPTRYALTVRYQIKPPTGEAVLGPNPFGVHPVFFTLQKSGA is encoded by the coding sequence ATGTCGAAGAACCTCCGTTCGGTCAAAGAGCAAATGATCGGTGCAGCGCGGGGCCAATTCGATGACTGGGTCGTCGACGATGAGCCCGCTAAGGCTGTAAGTGCATCCCCTGGCCTGACGCGTGAGCCAAAGGTGACGAACGTCTCGGTACTGCCAGACAGCACGGTAGTGGTCGACTTTGTTGCGACCACGGTGGAAGAGGGACGCAAGCCCAAGCCCACCCGTTATGCACTGACCGTGCGTTACCAGATCAAGCCTCCCACGGGCGAAGCCGTTCTCGGCCCGAATCCTTTCGGCGTGCACCCGGTCTTCTTTACGCTTCAGAAGTCCGGCGCCTGA
- a CDS encoding HU family DNA-binding protein, producing MATKAKAVVKTPAKPAAKKAAPAKKAVAPAKKAAAAAPVAKPLKETFTKASLLAHLVAQTELDAKTVKTVLAHLENTVLSAVHKKGAGEFTLPGLLKVTALQVAATKKRFGKNPFTGEDQWFAAKPATVKVKVRPLKKLKDAAAL from the coding sequence ATGGCAACCAAAGCGAAAGCTGTCGTAAAGACCCCGGCCAAGCCTGCCGCCAAGAAGGCAGCGCCGGCCAAGAAGGCAGTAGCACCGGCAAAGAAGGCCGCTGCGGCTGCACCGGTGGCGAAGCCGCTGAAGGAAACCTTCACCAAGGCGAGCTTGCTGGCCCACCTGGTCGCCCAGACCGAGCTGGACGCCAAGACCGTCAAGACCGTGCTGGCACATCTGGAAAACACGGTCCTGAGCGCGGTGCACAAGAAGGGTGCGGGCGAGTTCACGCTCCCTGGCCTGCTCAAGGTCACTGCCCTGCAAGTGGCGGCGACCAAGAAGCGCTTCGGCAAGAACCCGTTCACCGGTGAGGACCAGTGGTTCGCGGCCAAGCCGGCCACCGTTAAGGTGAAGGTGCGCCCGCTGAAGAAGCTGAAGGACGCCGCCGCGCTGTAA
- a CDS encoding prepilin, with the protein MSFRNSLMAAQKQLATPPGVALLLLMAIATPAAAADASFLGNLSATICGIATFFNTTFLFVAGVIIIVLAAVGIANAESTIMKFVSFAGVGIGIAAASVSILKNFGIGAVCPGF; encoded by the coding sequence ATGTCCTTCCGCAACTCCCTCATGGCAGCACAGAAGCAGTTGGCAACACCGCCTGGTGTTGCCTTGTTGCTGCTCATGGCGATCGCCACCCCTGCAGCTGCAGCGGACGCCAGCTTCTTGGGCAATCTCAGCGCCACCATCTGCGGCATTGCAACCTTCTTCAACACTACCTTCCTTTTCGTCGCAGGCGTCATCATCATCGTGCTGGCCGCCGTTGGCATCGCCAACGCCGAATCGACCATCATGAAGTTCGTCTCGTTCGCAGGCGTTGGCATCGGCATCGCCGCTGCCTCCGTGTCCATCCTGAAGAACTTCGGCATCGGCGCCGTTTGCCCCGGATTCTGA
- a CDS encoding VirB8/TrbF family protein, producing the protein MYAGESGDQVIFDRTTRLSVERNHWKLATLGLVVVALAAILTRQPPDPQVRAFGVSADAGGKPVVRELEAYQPSNVAIQAAFKDSGGAVVHD; encoded by the coding sequence ATGTACGCCGGAGAGAGCGGCGATCAGGTGATCTTCGACCGTACGACGCGACTTTCTGTCGAGCGCAATCATTGGAAGCTTGCCACGTTGGGACTGGTGGTGGTCGCTTTGGCCGCGATCCTGACCCGCCAGCCGCCCGATCCGCAGGTGCGCGCATTCGGTGTCTCCGCGGACGCCGGTGGAAAGCCGGTCGTGCGTGAGCTGGAGGCATACCAGCCCAGCAACGTTGCGATCCAAGCTGCATTCAAGGACTCTGGTGGTGCGGTGGTTCACGATTGA
- a CDS encoding toxin co-regulated pilus biosynthesis Q family protein gives MLPIDQMRRLSRTVLAVSALYVCLGAHAAVPSATPFGIEPTGNFEPAAPLKGDGWQRLAANTKAKSSKAAGPAVPAASDIAPASGPPVLATSQVGAASAGAATVVASNAAAPAAWTVSATDGNYRQLIEAWATRAGWTAAPWELDKDLPIVGNDSFQGDFKAAVRHVLEATELTDYKVKPCFHSNNMVRVVKLTTKCDLTQ, from the coding sequence ATGCTTCCTATTGATCAGATGCGCCGGTTGAGCCGGACTGTTCTTGCCGTGAGCGCGTTGTACGTGTGTCTCGGTGCCCATGCGGCCGTGCCGTCCGCGACGCCGTTCGGCATTGAACCGACAGGCAACTTCGAGCCCGCGGCGCCGCTCAAGGGCGATGGCTGGCAGCGTCTCGCTGCAAACACGAAGGCGAAGTCCTCCAAGGCGGCGGGGCCGGCGGTGCCCGCCGCTAGCGATATCGCCCCCGCGTCGGGTCCGCCTGTTTTGGCCACGTCGCAAGTCGGTGCGGCGTCGGCAGGGGCTGCAACTGTCGTGGCGAGCAACGCTGCGGCGCCTGCCGCCTGGACCGTGTCGGCGACGGACGGGAACTACCGGCAGCTGATCGAGGCGTGGGCTACCCGTGCAGGGTGGACGGCCGCACCGTGGGAACTCGATAAGGATCTTCCGATTGTGGGGAACGACTCGTTCCAAGGTGACTTTAAGGCAGCGGTGCGTCACGTCTTGGAGGCGACCGAACTCACCGACTACAAAGTGAAGCCGTGCTTCCACTCCAACAACATGGTGCGCGTAGTGAAGCTGACCACCAAGTGCGACCTGACTCAGTAA